Proteins co-encoded in one Bacillus paramycoides genomic window:
- a CDS encoding FxsA family protein: protein MKWLLFLFILIPAIEITVLIGSSHVIGLWSTFAMIIFTGVVGVYLAKRQGFKVLGEIQSKLNRGEMPGGAVLDGIFIFIGGVLLVLPGYVTDIIGLIFVIPMTRGLLKPLVMKWIEWKFRKNSTIIVQK from the coding sequence ATGAAGTGGTTACTATTCTTGTTTATATTAATACCAGCGATTGAGATTACAGTCTTAATTGGATCGAGTCATGTAATAGGTTTATGGTCTACGTTCGCTATGATTATATTTACGGGTGTTGTAGGTGTGTACTTGGCGAAAAGGCAAGGGTTTAAAGTGCTTGGAGAGATTCAATCTAAGCTGAATAGAGGAGAAATGCCAGGAGGAGCGGTTCTAGATGGTATTTTTATCTTTATAGGAGGCGTTCTTTTAGTACTTCCTGGATATGTAACGGATATAATAGGTTTGATCTTTGTTATCCCTATGACGAGGGGGTTATTGAAACCGCTTGTTATGAAGTGGATAGAATGGAA